GATGTCCGCGTAGGTCCGCAGGCCGTCGAAGAGGGCCGGCCCCGCGCCGATGTAGGGCAGATAGAGCAGAAGGGGCACGAGGAAACCGGCGGCGAGCGCCCCGGCGCCGCGCAGCCGGAAGAGCGCCGGGAGCGCGGCGAGGGGGGCGAACTTCACCGCCCCGCCGAGCCCCAGGAGGGCTCCGGACCGCCACGCCGGGACCGCCGCGTTGCCGGCCAGCACGACGGCGCCCAGCATGGGCGCGACGCCGAGCGGATCCAGGTGCCCGCTCCACGCCACTTCGACGATGACGAGCGGCGACCAGAGCCAGAGCACGAGCGGGACCACGCTCCGGCCCGACGAAAGCCGGTCGATGAGCCGCGCCACGAGCAGATCGGCCGCGAGCCACCCCAGCTTGAAGATCCACCACGCGGGGCCGGCCGCGGCCAGGAGCGCGAACACGATCTGAGCCCCCGGCGGATAGATCGTGGGGACGTCCGCGTGATTGATGAGCGGCCACCATGCGGTTCGCAGCTCTTCGAGCGCGGATGCCGAGGGGGGATGCGCGTAGGGATTCACTCCGTTGGACTGAACCCAGCCGTCCCAGATGTAGCGGTAGATGTCCTCGGAAAGGGTCGGTGCCGCGGGGAAGACCCCCGCCCGAAGGGCGATCCCGGCGGTCCATGCGTGCCGGCGGATCGATGCCGCCCGGTGCGGTGCGGCAGCATAACCCACCGCTCCGAGATGGGCCGCGAACGCCACGACCCACAGCGGAATCGCCGGCCACGGCGTGCCGGACCCACCCCAGGCCATCGCCCAGAGCGCCGCCGCCTGGACGGCCACGAGGAGCCAGAGCCGGCCTGCGCCGGCGTCAGCGGGCGAACCCGCCGGGGTCACCGCCGAGCCGAACCGAACAGCTGTTGCAACATGGGCTCAGGAAGTTCGACGGCCCGCTCGATGACGAGCTCCACCGTTTCTTCCATGATCACCGGAGCCGTATCGTACTTCTCGTCGTCGAGCCTGAAGGAGAGCCAGCCGCGCACGAGGTCGTCGGCGACCGGTTCGGCGATGACCACGATCTGCCACCGGCGTTCTCCGTCGTCGAGACTGCCGATGGCCGTCTCCTGGCCTGCTTCATCCCACATCCGCAATTGGGGGCGTCCTTCTTCCGCCATTCAATCGGTCTCCGGGGCCTCCCCCTCCTCGGAACGCTGCCGCCACAGGCCCATCAGGTATTCGTCGTACTCTTCAGGGGCGGCTTCGTAATCGCGGCACCAGGTCTCGAAGTCGGGAAGCGGCACGCTCTCCCGCAGCCGCTTGGTCGCGAGCCGGACCATCGTCTGGAACCCCAGGCGCTCCTGGTCGAAGGCCTGCGCCCGGGCTTCCTCCTCCACGATCTCGTAGATGCGCTCTTCGGACAGGGAGAGGAATACTTCGGTGAGTTGAGCGGAGCAGTAGTCGGCGTATTTGGCTCGCAGTACGCCTTCGTCGGACTCCGATCCTTTCTCGGCATCCCGACGGGGCGCTGGACGCTCCGTATCGGAAGACACGGCTATACTCGGCTCGCATTCGCTGGCCAACCCCTCACCTCCCCGCTCACCAACTCCCTGCGCGATTTAGCCCCGGGGGGGACGGGCGTCAACGGCTGGCAGCCCGCGGGACGGGCCGACAAGACTTTGGCGGGGACCGCACTCCGCGACCGGGCCCGCGCTCGCGCGCGCTCGCCGGCCGCCTCTCTCAGCGGTGTCTCGGAGCGGGGGTTCTGAGTTCTTCGAAGATGATGCGGCGGGCCAGAACGTACTGTATGGCTCGCTCGAGGAACTCCGGATCTCGCTGGCGCACGGCCTCCACATCCGCAGCAAGCTCCTTCGGAAGATCCACGGCGACGTTGACGAGGCGACAGTCGGATGATGCCATCATGGTCAAGGACACACTCGCAAGAAATTCGAGGGTTTCGCGCTTTGTATCGGAACGGACCCCGGAGGTCCGTGGCTATCGGGGACCGTGCTTTTCCCGTCGCGCCATGAGGATAGGATCGACGCTCCCGCTCCTGCAAGCGGACGACCCATCCGCTCCCGGATCGGAGGGTTGTGTAATGAGCTCGTAACAGGCTGTTTTATCGTGTGTTACGTGACTGTTGAATGATCGTCCAAAACTCACGATCATGTGTGGATTGTGCCGCTGCTCCACTTCGTCGCCGCGCGGCTCCCGTGCCGTGTTTTTGCCCGTTACATGCGGAGATGAACGGGCTAGGACGGCGGTTCGGATCAACCGGCGTGCGCATGTTTTTTTTCAAAAAATATGGATTGCCGCCGATGCGCGGCGCGCCTGCCGGATGCTTCGCCGTTGGGGGTTTCGCGGGCGGTGCCGGCAGGGGCTCGACCGTGCGACCGGGGGGGCGGGCGGCTATGCTGTGCGCTCCAACTTCCGCGGGGTGACGGAGGCGGAAGGGATGGCCTTGAGACGCACGGAAACGGAGGGACGCGAGTGACGGATTCCGCGCCTGGCGCGTTGATTCTCGGCGCCTCGAGCGGCTTTGGCGAAGCGGCTGCGCTGGAGTTCGCCGAAGCGGGTTACGACATCTACGGCGTGCACCTGGACCGGCGCGCGGGACTCGCGCACGTGGGGGGGATCCGGGAGTCGATCGAAGCGCGCGGGCGGCGCGCGAGCTTCTTCAACGTGAACGCGGCCTCCGCGAAGAAGCGCGACAGGGTCCTGGACGAAATCGCCGAGAACGCGGCGCCGGGCTCCGTTCGCGTGCTGCTGCACTCCCTGGCCTTCGGAACGCTGCGCCCCTTCGTGCCCGGCGGCGCTCCCGGGATGAGTCCCGAGCAGATGAACATGACGCTCGACGTCATGGCCCATACGCTCGTCTACTGGACCCAGGGGCTGCTGGAGCGCGACCTGATGGGCGAGGGCGGCCGGATCTTCGCCATGACCTCCTCCGGCGGCGACCGCGTGATCCCCTCCTACGGGGCCGTCTCCGCGGCCAAGGCCGCGCTCGAATCGCACTGCCGCCAACTCGCGCTCGAACTCGCGACGAAGGGCATCACCGTCAACGCGATCCGGGCCGGCGTGACGGATACGCCCGCGCTCCGGAAGATCCCCGGCGCGGAGCACATGATCGCCGAAGCCGCGGCCCAGAACCCGCACGGCCGACTCGGAACCCCGGAGGACGTGGCGCGCTGCATGGTCGCGCTCGCCCGGCCGGAAACCGGGTGGATGACGGGGAACACGATCCGCGTGGACGGGGGCGAGGACTTCGTCGGCTCCCGGCCGCCCGGGGACTGAGGCGGGTGGACCCCCGGCGACTGGCCGGACCGGCGGCGGAGGTAGCCCGGGAGATGATCTCCGACGAGGTGGACTACTGGCGGCGCGAGGTCACCCGACCCTGGCGGACGGGACGGCCCGGGCGCTGGGCGGAGGTCGGCCGCTGGATCGGGACCGGCCTCGCGGTGGGCGCCGCGGTGTGGGGCGTGATCGCCGCGGTGCAGGCGGAGCGCCTCCGGGACTAGCAGCCCGTGGCGGCGGTCATGACGCCCCGCGCGGCGGCTCGCGTCAATTTCCGGGCAGGTTGATGACGATCTCGATCCGGCGGTTCCGCGCGCGCCCTTCCTCCGTCTCGTTGCTCGCGATCGGGCGTTCCTCGCCGAGGCCGGTCGCCTCGACCCGCGAGGATGGAATGGGCACCCGCGCGAGAATGTGCTCGCGCACGGCGATGGCCCGCCGCTGACTCAGCGCCTGGTTCCCGCGCGTCCCGCCCTGCGCGTCGGTGTGCCCCTCGATTCTCAGGCTCGCCCCGGGAAAGGTCGTGATGACGCGCTGAACCTTCGTGAGCAGGGGATACAGCGCCTCGTCGATCTCGGCCCGGGCGGGCTCGAAGGTGAGGCCGAAAAGCCGGAGGACGAGCCGGTCTCCGACGAGCAGGACTTCCCCTTCCGAAGGCGTGAAGAGGCCCTGGACCTCGCGCAGCCGCGCTTCCCGCTCGCGTACCGCGAGCAGTTCGTCCCGGGCACCCGTGAAGCGCTGCTCGAACTCGGCCAGGCGGTCCTCCAGCGAGGCCAGCCGGCCGTCGAGTTCCGAAGCCCGCGCCCGTTCGTCGGCCAACTCGGCGCCCAGCCGCTCGTTGTCCGCCCGGAGGCGGGAGACGGCCCCCGCGATGCGCGCGGTCGTCTCGCCGGCGTTGCTCCGCAGGGGTGCCACGTCCGCGGCTTCGGCAAGGCGGGACAGGTCCGCCTCATGCTCGTCGATGAGTCGTTCGACCGTCACATGGCGCCGGCGCACGCTGTCGAACAGGGCGGCAATGCGGTGCGCGCGGGTGAAGGCGGCGAACGCGGCTTCTCCGGCCCGCGCCGGCCCCTCCACCGGAGCGAGGCTCTCGATCTCCGCTTCCGCGCTCGCCAGGTGCGCCTCGCCCACCCCGAACGCGTTCGGGGACAACTCGCTCGCGCCCGCGTTCAGGGCGGCGGTTCGCGCCTGCATCGCCGCTCCCAGAAACTGGTCGCGCCGCGCCGCACGGGTCGCCCGCCGGTAGAGGGTCGTCGCGCGGCTCGCCCGCACGGCGACGTCCTCCATGTCTTCGCGTTCGAGGCGGCGGCCGGCCGTTTCCAGTTCGTCCTCGGCCCTCGCCCACCCCTGGGCCGCCCGCGTCTCGGCCTCGGAGGCGCGGGCTTCGTCCCGGGCGGCGAGCACCGTCATGAAGTGCGGCCGGCCCGCGACCGCGCTCCGCTCCGCCGCTTCGAGCCAGCGTCCGGCCTCGTCCAGCAACTCTTCGAACCGGCCGTCCTCCCGGCCACCTCTCAGGCGGCGCGACGCGTCCTCCAACCGGTCCGCGGCCTCCTCGAACGAAGAGGGCGCGAGGAGGTGGACCGCGCTCTCGCGCGCCTGGCCGAGCCGGGCTTCGAGGGCCTGCAGCGAAGCGGCGCCTTCCTGGCCGGCGGCGGGACCGGGACAGAGGAGGCAGGAGGCGACCGCGACGGCCGCGACGAGTCCTCCGAGCCGGACAAACGTCATGTCTTCCGTCATGTCTTCGGTAATCATCCATTCCACGATACGCAGGGCAGCGGGCACCTTTCAATCTCACTCCCGGGCCGCCAGATTGCGCCTCCCTTCGTGAATGAAATTCAGCCATGGGGAATCCCTTCATGAAACCACTCGTTGACGAGGTTCAGCAGGGCCCGATTCCGGCTCCCGCCAACGAACCTGTTTACGACTACGCCCCGGGCAGTCCGGAACGCGCCGCCCTCAAGGAAGAGCTGCTCCGCCAGCGGGGCGAGGTCGTCGACATCCCGCTGATCATCGGCGGACGCGAGGTGCGGACGTCGCGCACTTTCGACGTGACGATGCCGCACGACCACGGCCACGTGCTGGCCCGCTGCCACATCGCCGGGGCCGCCGAGGCGCAGGCCGCCATCGACGCCTCGCGCGCCGCCTGGACGGAGTGGTCGCACCGGGCCTGGGAAGACCGGGCCGCGATTCTCCTCCGCGCCGCGGAACTGCTCGCCGGTCCCTGGAGGATGAAGCTCAACGCGGCGACGATGCTCGGACAGAGCAAGACGGCGATCCAGGCCGAGATCGACTCCGCCTGCGAGATCGTCGATTTCTGGCGCTTCAACTCCTTCTTCGCGGGGCGCGTGCACGCGGAGCAGCCCATCTCCGGGCCGGGCGTGCGGAACCGCATGGACCACCGCCCGCTCGAAGGGTTCGTCTACGCCATCAGCCCGTTCAACTTCACGGCCATCGGCGCCAACCTGACGACATCTCCCGCGCTCATGGGGAACGTCGCGGTCTGGAAGCCCTCGACCACCGGCGTGCTCGGGTCCTACTACGTGATGAAGCTCCTCGAAGCCGCGGGGCTCCCGCCGGGCGTGATCAACTTCATCCCGGGCGTCGCCTCGGAGATCAGCGACATCCTCCTGTCGAGCCCGGAACTCGGCGGCATCCACTTCACCGGTTCGACCGGCACCTTCCAGCACCTCTGGAAGTCCGTCGCGCAGAACGTGGAGAACTATCGCGCCTATCCGAGACTCGTCGGCGAGACGGGAGGGAAGGACTTCATCCTCGCGCACGAGAGCGCGGACCCGCAGGCGCTCGCGGTCGCGATCGTGCAGGGCGCCTTCGAGTACCAGGGACAGAAGTGCTCCGCGACCTCCCGCGTGTACGTGCCCGATACGATGTGGGAGGACGTGCGGGACCGGGTCGTCGCGATGACCGGGGAACTCCGCATGGGCGACCCGGCGGACTTCCGGAACTTCCTCGGCGCCGTGATCGACCGGACGGCGTTCGACCGCATCAAGTCGTACATCGACTACGCCCGTGAATCCGGCGATGCGCGCATCCTCGCCGGCGGCGGCTGCGATGACAGCCGGGGCTACTTCATCGAACCCACCGTCGTCGAAGCGGACGATCCCGGGCACAAGCTGATGTGCGAGGAGATCTTCGGGCCGGTCGTGACCCTGCACTCGTACCAGGCCTCGGACTGGGAACCCACGCTGGCCCTGGTCGACAAGACGTCCCCGTACGCGCTCACCGGCGCGGTGTTCGCGCGCGATGAGGCCGCCGTCCAGAGCGCGGGCGCGGCGCTCCGGAACGCCGCGGGGAACTATTACATCAACGACAAGCCGTCCGGCGCCGTCGTCGGCCAGCAGCCCTTCGGCGGCGGTCGCGCGAGCGGCACGAACGACAAGGCCGGATCCGTGCTGAACCTCGTGCGCTGGGTCTCCCCCCGGACGATCAAGGAGACCTTCGACCCCCCCGTCGACTACCGGTATCCCTTCATGGAGGCGGAGTGAGGAGGGGTGTTTGGCTGCTGGTGGCCGCGGGCGCGGCGGCCGGGTGCGGCGACGAGCCCGAGGTCGACAGTCGGCAAGCGTTGGAAAACGCGACGTTCCTCACGCTGGACGGCGGCGAGATCACGCTCACGGCGGGAGCGACGACCGGTCCGGACAATGTGCGGTACGAACTCCTCCTCACGGCCGACGGCGACCTCGACTTCGATTCGGGCATCGACGCGGTCGCCGTACTCGCGGCGGATCACGGGCGGGAACGGTTCCTGACCCTGCATGCCGTGCTGAGGGACGGCGATGAGATGCGGGACGTGTCCGCGCGCCTCATTGGAGACCGGATCGAAGTCCACCGGGCGGAGGTTCTCGGCGGCATGATCCGGCTGAACGTCCGGGTTCGCCGGCCCGGCGATCCAGTCACGGTTCGCCCATCGGTCGACCGGACTCCGCACTTCGCGCTCACGAACCGGGGGCTGACCCCCGTCGCGCTCATCGACGTCGCCGTTGGGGAGGAGGCGCAGACGGGTGGCGCCGAAGCCGGGAACGGGACGCCCGCGGCCGCGCCCGCGCTGCACACCCACGAATGGGAGCTTGAGTCGTTCGACAGCGGGGACTGGAGCGCGAACCTCCGGGCGCTGCGTGAACCCGTGACGCTCAGATTCCGGGCGGAGCCGCGGGACGCCGCGGACGTCACCGGTGATTTGGCGGGATACGCCGGCTGCAACCGGATCTTCGGGAGTTTCCGCATGCACGAGGCGGAGGCTCTGCGATTCTACGGCGTTACGGTCATGCGCAGGCTCTGCCGGGAACGGCAGGCGGAGTTCGAGCAGCGCCTTCTCGAGGCGCTTCGTGCCGTGAGGGCGTTCCAGGTCGAGGACGACCGAATGACGCTCGCGTTCCACGGGGGCGCGATTCGTTTCCGGGCCGGACGGCCGCTGGCGTCGCGCGCGGGCGCGGCTCCGGCCCCGCCCGACGCGGGTTCAATGTAGATTCACGGTTCGCCCCTCCGGGAGGAGACCCGGTTCGGGCGGGGAGAGGCGCGACGGTATGGGACGTTTTACGGACGAGGAACTGCAGCGGAAAGTGCAGGAGGGGTTCATCGTCGAGTCCGAAGAGGACATGACGGAGACCTACAAGCGGGCGCTCATCACGCAGCTCACCGTCCAGGGCGACACGGAACTCATCAGCGCGCCGGCCTACTTCATGGCCGCCCGGGACGCTCCGTCCACGAACACGATGGTCTCGGCCACGGCAATCATTCAGGACGAACTGGGGCACGCGAACATCGCCTACCGCCTGCTCGAGGACCTCGGCGTCGACCGTCACTGGCTCCTCTACGAACGGGAACCCGCCCACTTCAAGCACCCCTACGGGTTCGACCAGCCGCTGATGAACTGGGCCGAACTCGTTTCGGCGAACGCGCTCTACGACCGGGCCGGGATCACGCTGCTGGGCGACGTGCACCGCAACACGAGCTACGGGCCGCTCAAGCGCGGCCTCGTCAAGGTGAGCCTCGAGGAGAACTTCCACCTGCGGCACGGCGAGGTCTGGATCCGCCGCTTCGCCGAGGCGGGGGGCGCCGCGAAGGAAGCGGTGCAGCGGACGCTCGACTGGATGTTCCCGATGGGCGTGGAGTGGTTCGGCATGCCCGACGACCGGAAGCACCACAACGCGCAGCTCGACTTCCGCCTCAAGGGGATGACGAACGACCAGCTCCGCCGGACCTGGCTCAAGGCCGTCGTGCCGCTGTGCGAGGAGCTGGGGTACGACCTTCCGGCGCAGTACGACCCCGGTACGGACGAGGTGGAGCTGACCTACGAGCTTCCCTGCCAGTACGACCCGGAGGCGCGACGCTGGCTCTTCAACGAGACGATCACCTGGAAGCAGGTGTTCCAGCGGTGGAAGGCACGCGGCCCGATGAACGAGCAGTACGTCGATTCGCTGCGGAGGAGCCGATTCGCGGTCGAACGGCTGCTCGCGGCATGAACGCCGACGGCCCGGCAGGCGGCGTGGCCCCGCGGCCCCTCCCGCGCTACGAGGAGGGCATGGATTTCGGCGCCGTCCTCCGGGAGACCCGGGGCGGACGGGAGCTGCCGCCCCCCCCCGCGTTCGCCGAACCCGCGGCGGATCTCGCGGAACGGGCGCACCGGGCGCTCTATGAAGTGGCGGACCCGGAGTTTCCGATTTCGATCGTCGACCTCGGACTCGTCCGCGGGGTCGAGGGGGACGAGGAAGCCGCGTCGGTCACCGTCCACCTCACCTTCACCGCCACGGCCTGCCCCTGCATGGATTTCATCCAATGGGACGTGCGGGAGCGCCTCCTGGAGCTGGACGGAATCCGGAAGGTCGAGATCGTGACGGAGTGGGATCCTCCGTGGACGACGGCGGCGATCTCCGCGCGCGGGCGGAAACTCCTGCGCTCCGTCGGAGTCGTCACGTGAGCGGCAACGGACGGGTGTACGAGGTGTTCGCGCGCAAGAAGAGGGCGGACCGCTTCGAGCATGTGGGCGCGGTGTCCGCCCCCAACGAACAACTCGCGCGCGTCTACGCGTGGCAGACGTACGACGAGGCGAAGTGGTTCGAGATGACGGTCGCGCCGCGCGATGCGTTCGCGGCGGTGAACCGGCAGCAGGATCCCTTCACGCTCGGCGGCCCGGCCGGTCGCGCGCCATCGGCGGACTCGCGGTGACGGCGGACTCGCGGTGACGGAGGGCGGCTTCCGTTCGGCGGAGGACCTTCCGGAGGGCGTGTCGGGGCACCTCGGCAACCTCATCCTCGCCCTCGCCGACAACAAGCGGCTGCTCGGCATCCGCTACTCGGACTGGCTTCTCGGCGCGCCCTCCGTCGAGGCCGGCATCGCCTGCTCCGCGATGGCGCAGGACGAGTGGGGCCACGCCCGCATCCTCTACGCGCTGCTGCGCGACTTCGGCCACGATCCGGCCGCGCTCGAACACGAACGCGCATCCGGCGAGTATCACAGTTCGGAACTGCTGGACCGGGACGTCGGATCGTGGGAGGAGTTCCTCGCCCTCAACTTCCTGTGGGACACCGCGCTCTCGGTCCAGTTCGAGATGCTCGCGGAGAGCCGCTACGAGCCGATCCACTACAAAGTGCGCAAGCTGCTCGAGGAAGAGCGGTTCCACTTCGATCACGGACAGGGGTGGACCTCGCGGCTGCTGAGCGCCGAGGGCGGGCGCGCGGCGCTGACCGGAGCGTTCGGCGCGGCCTGGAACGCGTGTCTCTGCTGGTTCGGCCCCGAGGACGACCCGCTCATCGCGACGCTCGCCGCGCATGGAATCGTACGGCGGGGTGCCGCCGGGGCGCGGGCGCGCTGGCTCGAACGGGTGGGCCCGCTCGCCGCGGAGACGGGTTTGGCCCGCGAGGCCGACGCGATCTGGGCCAGTACGCGCGAGCCGGTCTGGGAGGGCTACCTCGCAGGGCGTCGGCGCGCGGCGGAGGGGGGACCCGATGAAGACTCCCTCGCCCGGGTCCGGGGCGACCGCAACCGAGAACTCCTGATGGACTGACCCCGTGGCCGACGGCGCGAAGCGCGACAACACGAAGGGCGAGACCCCGCCACGGAAACCGCCGCTCGACGATCCCATCGAGTCGTCCGCCATGCCGTCCTCCGTCCCCTGCCCCTTCTGCGACTCGGACGATACCGACCCGTTCGCCACGTTCGGAGGACAGGCCTCGACGGCCCAGTACTACTGCAACGCCTGCCGGACGGTGTTCGAGGCGCTGAGGTGGCGCTGAACGGGTATCCCGCGGTCCCGGACGGCGGCCTCCTCGCCCGCCTCACGAGGCCGGCGTGATCGTCCGGCGTATCCGCGCACACCGAGCGGTCTGCCAACCATTCCACCGGCATGGGGGTCTTATAGGTCACAGAGACGCGGACCGGGAAACTTCCGCTCCGGTTTCCCGTACCAGAAGGGTACAGATCGCAGCCGCCGACATGGAGAAGGGATGGGACACATGGACAGACTGTCGAAGTGGGCGACGACGGGCTCTCTGGCCTGGCTGTTGATGGCGGTGGGGCTGATCCTGGGCACGCACAGCGGAGCCGTGCAGGGCACGCAGGCGACCGGGACGGTTGACGCGCCGGCGACGACGGGCGCATGTCCCGAGCTTCCCGACGCACCGACCGCCGCGACCGCCGCCCCCGATTTCGACGTGATTTCCTGACGAGACCCCGTCAGGCCACGCACGACGCCCGTCGGGCCGGGTCCCCCGCGGATCCGGCCCCTTTTTTTTCGCCCGTTCCGGTTCGCCGTCAATCTCGTAGTTTCCCCCATGCCGCAACGAGAGCGTCTCGATTTCATCCGTCAGATCGTCGCCGAGGATGTCCTGAGCGGGCGTCATGGGGGGCGCGTGCTCACGCGCTTTCCGCCCGAGCCCAACGGCTTCCTTCACGTGGGGCACGCCTCCGCCATCTGCCTCGACTTCGAGGTGGCGCGGGAGTACGGGGGCCGCACGACGCTGCGCATGGACGACACGAATCCGACGACGGAGGATCCGTCTTACGTGGAGGCGATCGCGCGGGACATCCGCTGGCTCGGGTTCGAGTGGGACGGCGAGATCCGCTACGCGTCGGACTACTTCGGGGCGCTCTACCGGATGGCGCTGCGGATGATCGAGGATGGCTTCGCCTACGTCGACAGCCTGTCCGAGGAGGAGATCCGCGCGCACCGCGGGTCCGTGCGCGAACCCAGCCGGCCCAGCCCGTTCCGGGATCGCTCGGCCGAGGAGAACCTGGACCTCTTCCGGCGCATGCGCGCGGGGGAGTTCGAGGATGGTGAACACGTGCTCCGCGCGCGGATCGACCTCGCCTCGTCGAACATGAAGCTGCGCGACCCCCTGATGTACCGCATCCGGCACGCGCACCACTACCGGACGGGCGACGAATGGCCGATATACCCCTTCTACGACTGGGCGCACGGCCAGTCCGACGCCATCGAGGGGATCACGCACTCCTTCTGCACGCTCGAGTTCCAGGACAATCGAGCGCTCTATGACTGGTTCATCGAGCATACGCGTCCCGCTTCCGCCCGCATCGACCGCGTGCCGGGAGCGGAGGGCGGCGGCGGAGAGGCGCTCGGCTCGTGGGATCCGCGGCCCCGCCAGTACGAGTTCGCGCGCCGCAATCTCGACTA
This genomic window from Candidatus Palauibacter polyketidifaciens contains:
- a CDS encoding SDR family oxidoreductase; amino-acid sequence: MTDSAPGALILGASSGFGEAAALEFAEAGYDIYGVHLDRRAGLAHVGGIRESIEARGRRASFFNVNAASAKKRDRVLDEIAENAAPGSVRVLLHSLAFGTLRPFVPGGAPGMSPEQMNMTLDVMAHTLVYWTQGLLERDLMGEGGRIFAMTSSGGDRVIPSYGAVSAAKAALESHCRQLALELATKGITVNAIRAGVTDTPALRKIPGAEHMIAEAAAQNPHGRLGTPEDVARCMVALARPETGWMTGNTIRVDGGEDFVGSRPPGD
- a CDS encoding META domain-containing protein: MRRGVWLLVAAGAAAGCGDEPEVDSRQALENATFLTLDGGEITLTAGATTGPDNVRYELLLTADGDLDFDSGIDAVAVLAADHGRERFLTLHAVLRDGDEMRDVSARLIGDRIEVHRAEVLGGMIRLNVRVRRPGDPVTVRPSVDRTPHFALTNRGLTPVALIDVAVGEEAQTGGAEAGNGTPAAAPALHTHEWELESFDSGDWSANLRALREPVTLRFRAEPRDAADVTGDLAGYAGCNRIFGSFRMHEAEALRFYGVTVMRRLCRERQAEFEQRLLEALRAVRAFQVEDDRMTLAFHGGAIRFRAGRPLASRAGAAPAPPDAGSM
- a CDS encoding Phenylacetic acid catabolic protein; translation: MGRFTDEELQRKVQEGFIVESEEDMTETYKRALITQLTVQGDTELISAPAYFMAARDAPSTNTMVSATAIIQDELGHANIAYRLLEDLGVDRHWLLYEREPAHFKHPYGFDQPLMNWAELVSANALYDRAGITLLGDVHRNTSYGPLKRGLVKVSLEENFHLRHGEVWIRRFAEAGGAAKEAVQRTLDWMFPMGVEWFGMPDDRKHHNAQLDFRLKGMTNDQLRRTWLKAVVPLCEELGYDLPAQYDPGTDEVELTYELPCQYDPEARRWLFNETITWKQVFQRWKARGPMNEQYVDSLRRSRFAVERLLAA
- a CDS encoding Phenylacetic acid catabolic protein codes for the protein MTEGGFRSAEDLPEGVSGHLGNLILALADNKRLLGIRYSDWLLGAPSVEAGIACSAMAQDEWGHARILYALLRDFGHDPAALEHERASGEYHSSELLDRDVGSWEEFLALNFLWDTALSVQFEMLAESRYEPIHYKVRKLLEEERFHFDHGQGWTSRLLSAEGGRAALTGAFGAAWNACLCWFGPEDDPLIATLAAHGIVRRGAAGARARWLERVGPLAAETGLAREADAIWASTREPVWEGYLAGRRRAAEGGPDEDSLARVRGDRNRELLMD
- a CDS encoding glycosyltransferase 87 family protein, giving the protein MTPAGSPADAGAGRLWLLVAVQAAALWAMAWGGSGTPWPAIPLWVVAFAAHLGAVGYAAAPHRAASIRRHAWTAGIALRAGVFPAAPTLSEDIYRYIWDGWVQSNGVNPYAHPPSASALEELRTAWWPLINHADVPTIYPPGAQIVFALLAAAGPAWWIFKLGWLAADLLVARLIDRLSSGRSVVPLVLWLWSPLVIVEVAWSGHLDPLGVAPMLGAVVLAGNAAVPAWRSGALLGLGGAVKFAPLAALPALFRLRGAGALAAGFLVPLLLYLPYIGAGPALFDGLRTYADIWTFNGGLYTVLERLPGHPDLAKWIGASIVGAIAWRAALRRWPLERALLWTIGAALLLSPTLHPWYLLWVLPFACLSVNRGWLLFSGTVFLAYAGRDAYIATGAWPEPAWLVWLIHGPPLALLAWDGLGGRDGLRGRRQGRSPQGLVRRERVTRGEERGEGEDGG
- the pruA gene encoding L-glutamate gamma-semialdehyde dehydrogenase codes for the protein MKPLVDEVQQGPIPAPANEPVYDYAPGSPERAALKEELLRQRGEVVDIPLIIGGREVRTSRTFDVTMPHDHGHVLARCHIAGAAEAQAAIDASRAAWTEWSHRAWEDRAAILLRAAELLAGPWRMKLNAATMLGQSKTAIQAEIDSACEIVDFWRFNSFFAGRVHAEQPISGPGVRNRMDHRPLEGFVYAISPFNFTAIGANLTTSPALMGNVAVWKPSTTGVLGSYYVMKLLEAAGLPPGVINFIPGVASEISDILLSSPELGGIHFTGSTGTFQHLWKSVAQNVENYRAYPRLVGETGGKDFILAHESADPQALAVAIVQGAFEYQGQKCSATSRVYVPDTMWEDVRDRVVAMTGELRMGDPADFRNFLGAVIDRTAFDRIKSYIDYARESGDARILAGGGCDDSRGYFIEPTVVEADDPGHKLMCEEIFGPVVTLHSYQASDWEPTLALVDKTSPYALTGAVFARDEAAVQSAGAALRNAAGNYYINDKPSGAVVGQQPFGGGRASGTNDKAGSVLNLVRWVSPRTIKETFDPPVDYRYPFMEAE
- a CDS encoding metal-sulfur cluster assembly factor — translated: MNADGPAGGVAPRPLPRYEEGMDFGAVLRETRGGRELPPPPAFAEPAADLAERAHRALYEVADPEFPISIVDLGLVRGVEGDEEAASVTVHLTFTATACPCMDFIQWDVRERLLELDGIRKVEIVTEWDPPWTTAAISARGRKLLRSVGVVT
- a CDS encoding OmpA family protein — translated: MITEDMTEDMTFVRLGGLVAAVAVASCLLCPGPAAGQEGAASLQALEARLGQARESAVHLLAPSSFEEAADRLEDASRRLRGGREDGRFEELLDEAGRWLEAAERSAVAGRPHFMTVLAARDEARASEAETRAAQGWARAEDELETAGRRLEREDMEDVAVRASRATTLYRRATRAARRDQFLGAAMQARTAALNAGASELSPNAFGVGEAHLASAEAEIESLAPVEGPARAGEAAFAAFTRAHRIAALFDSVRRRHVTVERLIDEHEADLSRLAEAADVAPLRSNAGETTARIAGAVSRLRADNERLGAELADERARASELDGRLASLEDRLAEFEQRFTGARDELLAVREREARLREVQGLFTPSEGEVLLVGDRLVLRLFGLTFEPARAEIDEALYPLLTKVQRVITTFPGASLRIEGHTDAQGGTRGNQALSQRRAIAVREHILARVPIPSSRVEATGLGEERPIASNETEEGRARNRRIEIVINLPGN